In Cyprinus carpio isolate SPL01 chromosome B7, ASM1834038v1, whole genome shotgun sequence, a genomic segment contains:
- the ankrd11 gene encoding ankyrin repeat domain-containing protein 11 isoform X2: MGMPGIRAGYPLSERQQVALLMQMTAEESVNSPDTTPKHQSQSSLGQKGTPNSASKTKDKVNKRNERGETRLHRAAIRGEARRIKELINEGADVNVKDFAGWTALHEACNRGYYDVAKQLLAAGAEVNTKGLDDDTPLHDASNNGHLKVVKLLLRYGGDPSQSNRRGETPLKVANSQTMLNLLLGKGTYTSSEESSSESSEEEDAPSFAPSSSVDGNNTDSEFEKGLKLKGKGMDPPKSTTTPVKDEYEFDEDDEEERVPPVDDKHLLKKEFRKDPVSKTNNFISIPKMEVKTYSKSNSLTPKKAVRRILSDSNSSDEDDRTLCFTPTTTPRQTATQTNVKSRDSTSLSSKQQKDKSKVKKKRKKETKNNVSKEVRFGKVNDKFCTSDSEIGDLESEDDKGSMQSANCVKDSSTLSLKDSSVFSSLAVSNSSSTHGSLSSQKHTQSLAEQHPKQWRTDGWKTVSSPTWSDVSSLSDSVRTRLSSESDYSSADSSIESVKQVKKKVQENRKKNNTHANAVDKKNSEFYKNSNTDGAISKTDKDGKVLKKHKVKHKHKNKEKDKAPSVVLSQDMNEKFVKSFSFDFDDTRQKSLIVETESPSENRVKLSKHEKDHFKKEDRLSKGKSEDKDWPGKETQRMIKEERSKKTKESNKEKVSKEERDKPLKAEKERSIKDKDKAKEEKQKAHKDDKKKKSKDKSLKIDKKNEQKEDKHFKSEKSIKEEKEKCKRDKNIKEDPDYEDFDLKNHLLEDTKMSASDDPHDRWQSDMSSDSSLYGDDSWDAPVKEYKANNAVKLIVETVKEESRDRKKENKVKDKKPDHGEKRPEKETASKKKDKESSEKNAEKKKDWTDKQKFNSGQSLEKEKKRKESAEGVKEKKEKDSVDGSRDRKDSYEFTKERKDSKTKQESLRDDYGSEAFFKDKPENETTCKSDPRERNHSGKEREKKMDGVEKKEKSKGEKHKDKPKDRNLEQEKEKPEKNSIDRSMKEKDPERTSKDKRDGVKEKHKDSHSKEKERKLSSEQNKDKKEKTSQDKHADRDKDFLEFKKEERKPEKVREKTWYTIADIFTDESEDEDDGYNGGVAKFSDSLGLSDLHRKDSTPDRDEMDNFQTDKHKKYSEGKTHSTEKQKDKEHKDKKKEKAAFDAGKERKASMEKHKDKKDKDSTDTKHKERKDRASVDSNQDKKSKQKLLDKRDVSEEKGKNKYKDKTEHLKERKFSKGSGENEKSLLEKLEEEAMNDYKDDANDRNSEISSDSFTDRGHEPILSSFYDSSNISIPDISEERRESISISNAQDKFREKERHRHSSSSSSKKSHDKEKEKVKKEKGEKKDKSEEIRESYGRRESLPFDKEPMPLEADPYTFPYGSKADGEDDLEKTLEFEKEMSKKDKTNSVMNSEKIKDKKKKEKHKEKVKEEKHKYSDGFGSFRHSKEEQKSGLKEITQVTSLKEKSKEDGSKFDGKYKERNKDIMDKERTDVKAKVKDENDKFSQSKETARKDNRPREKLLVDGDLRLTSFGKMLSLKDQEIEERHKKHKERMKQMEKLRHRSGDPKLKDKTKSNEELKKNRSELSKKSASVETALKEKKIKDIGLPTQMMSPDRKPQPMDSQNSKDWLAGHQMKESLPASPRPDQNRPTGVPTPTSVISCPSYEEVMQTPRTPSCSAEDYPDIMFESLECQNSSATTMSMNACSPFFDRYSNSSSNFQEGTCITPAKNMQLPLSRSVTSDVRRPLEIEFKVEADKLRQQHIQEGTAFESSASHLTEDKMAADRLNCISSSFCLSPIDMMSPRPDPSQHDSVPDDVPSTVNSINDGIEHPGSVFNNYLMKPSTPVHRPDPQEPCLDIAAPPTPAPAALPPMDIDDLSETHQSGPGLTPAHPVSGSDYLPPVVEEQEDDEEDDDDFVEDTREGHHTEDETIQSRNDPTYTLGIEETDKKPWLECPDRRDSDVLPITPAHLQDNYMDNSCDQSLGWNSEVIMKSPHESYREVEAAVSKISSPYSHSDCEMQHIPGVMPVTPPHSTYSTAYCPSQMSDTHYEVHKDTVEDIQSPDRPVTEALETESPRLETFFTDCKPNPEEAQMDLEPSCMMKDNIQDSPTYAAENSMPVAPPVSQEPVVSWADPFSGAADEMDDMGPFSIPDLPFQEKEMQDPDITAPETAESKQTRPPVIETSENDIMDVDLPSLSKAPCSPAVVPPTESGQDLIPPISDSGYRPQCELEPEPQNVPDVPPIKEAIPEERGAFEEGSENNSNLFSTESEKEHEYRQKETIPDIMMPSVMVQYLDLPVTTKPLSLGQNPVVALGPSCSPHPSVQVPTVSVPSSTQVSEALETTTKLSVTIPVSEAPKKIEEIPQRMTRKKAQMLANQNKQSTALSSSSITCSVSSSSVTTSVTTSCVTVEKEKEPISSTTAQTSTPAPALITKTKGRPVEEDDNQSQHPRKRKFSKSGQQQVQVQLVNTAMKQTREMIQQTLAVIVNAIKLDEIEPYHSDRSNPYFEYLQIRKKIEEKRKILCYITPQAPQCYAEYVTYTGSYLLDGKPLSKLHIPVIAPPPSLLEPLKELFRQQEAVRGKLRLQHSIEREKLIVSCEQEVLRVHCRAARTIANQAVPFSACTMLLDSEVYNMPSESQGDENKSVRDRFNARQFISWIQDVDDKYDRMKTCLLMRQQHEAAALNAVQRMEWQLKVQELDPAGHKSLCVNEVPSFYVPMVDVNDDFVLLPA, encoded by the exons ATGGGCATGCCAGGGATCCGGGCTGGGTACCCCCTCTCAGAGCGGCAGCAGGTGGCTCTTCTCATGCAGATGACGGCGGAGGAGTCCGTAAACAGTCCAG ACACAACACCAAAGCACCAGTCGCAGTCAAGTCTGGGTCAGAAGGGAACGCCAAACTCTGCCTCAAAAACCAAAGACAAAGTTAACAAGCGGAATGAGAGGGGTGAGACGCGGCTGCACCGGGCAGCCATACGTGGGGAGGCACGCCGGATAAAGGAGCTCATCAACGAGGGGGCTGATGTGAATGTAAAAGACTTTGCAG GCTGGACCGCACTGCATGAGGCGTGTAACAGAGGGTATTACGATGTGGCCAAGCAGCTGCTGGCAGCCGGGGCTGAGGTTAACACCAAGGGCCTGGATGATGACACGCCTCTACATGATGCGTCTAACAATGGCCATCTTAAA GTTGTGAAGCTGCTGTTACGATACGGAGGGGATCCTTCTCAAAGCAACAGAAGAGGAGAGACTCCGTTAAAAGTGGCAAATTCGCAAACAATGCTTAACCTATTGCTGGGAAAAGGCACTTACACCTCCAGTGAGGAGAGTTCCTCAG AATCTTCTGAAGAGGAAGACGCCCCATCATTTGCCCCATCCAGCTCTGTTGATGGCAATAATACAGACTCAGAGTTTGAGAAGGGCTTAAAGTTAAAAGGGAAGGGCATGGACCCACCCAAATCCACCACCACTCCTGTCAAGGATGAGTACGAGTTTGATGAGGATGACGAGGAGGAGCGTGTCCCACCTGTGGACGACAAGCATCTGCTCAAGAAAGAGTTCCGCAAGGATCCTGTCAGCAAGACAAACAACTTTATCTCCATACCTAAGATGGAGGTTAAAACTTATTCCAAAAGCAACTCGCTAACACCAAAGAAGGCTGTGCGCAGGATCCTGTCGGACAGCAACAGCTCGGACGAGGACGATAGGACGTTGTGTTTCACACCCACAACCACACCAAGGCAAACTGCAACTCAGACAAATGTCAAGAGCCGGGACTCGACGTCGCTGAGCTCCAAGCAGCAAAAAGACAAAAGTAAAGtcaagaagaagaggaagaaggagACGAAGAATAATGTTAGTAAGGAGGTGCGCTTTGGTAAAGTGAACGACAAGTTTTGCACCTCAGATTCTGAAATTGGGGACTTGGAGAGCGAGGATGATAAAGGATCCATGCAGAGTGCAAATTGTGTAAAGGACTCTTCTACATTGAGCCTCAAAGACTCCTCTGTTTTTAGTTCTCTGGCTGTCTCGAATTCATCCTCCACGCATGGGAGTCTGAgctctcagaaacacacacagtctctggCAGAGCAGCACCCAAAGCAGTGGAGGACAGATGGCTGGAAGACTGTGTCCTCTCCAACATGGTCTGATGTCAGCTCCCTCTCAGACTCCGTCAGAACAAGGCTTTCCAGCGAGTCAGACTACTCTTCTGCTGACTCCAGCATTGAGTCTGTGAAACAGGTGAAAAAGAAAGTGCaagagaacagaaagaaaaacaacacgcATGCCAATGCGGTAGACAAAAAGAACTCTGAGTTTTACAAGAACTCGAACACGGATGGGGCCATTTCTAAAACAGACAAAGATGGAAAAGTGTTAAAGAAACACAaagtgaaacacaaacacaaaaataaggaAAAAGATAAGGCTCCAAGTGTTGTGTTGAGTCAAGACATGAATGAAAAGTTTGTCAAGAGCTTTTCTTTTGACTTTGACGATACACGGCAGAAGTCGCTCATTGTTGAGACAGAGTCACCTTCTGAAAATAGGGTCAAACTTTCCAAACATGAGAAAGATCATTTTAAGAAGGAGGACAGACTGTCAAAGGGTAAATCAGAAGACAAGGACTGGCCAGGTAAAGAAACTCAAAGGATGATCAAGGAAGAGAGGTCAAAGAAGACAAAGGAGTCCAACAAGGAAAAGGTGAGCAAAGAGGAAAGGGACAAACCTTTGAAGGCTGAGAAGGAGAGAAGCATAAAAGACAAAGACAAGGCAAAAGAGGAGAAGCAGAAAGCCCATAaagatgataaaaagaaaaagtctAAGGATAAATCCCTCAAAATTGACAAAAAGAATGAGCAAAAAgaagacaaacattttaaatctgagaaaagcataaaagaagaaaaggaaaagtgTAAGAGGGACAAAAACATCAAAGAAGACCCTGATTATGAAGACTTTGACTTAAAAAATCACCTACTAGAGGACACCAAGATGAGTGCGTCAGATGACCCCCATGATCGGTGGCAGTCAGACATGTCTTCTGACAGTTCGCTTTATGGCGATGATAGCTGGGACGCTCCTGTAAAAGAATACAAAGCTAATAATGCGGTCAAGTTAATTGTAGAAACAGTGAAGGAGGAAAGCAGGGatagaaaaaaggaaaataaggtCAAAGATAAAAAGCCAGATCATGGAGAAAAACGTCCTGAAAAGGAAACCGCATCAAAGAAGAAAGACAAGGAATCCTCTGAAAAGaatgctgaaaagaaaaaagactggACCGACAAACAAAAGTTTAATTCTGGTCAGTCACTGGAAAAGGAGAAGAAACGAAAAGAATCAGCAGAGGGTGtcaaagagaagaaagagaaggatTCTGTGGATGGCAGCAGAGACAGAAAAGATTCCTATGAGTTtactaaagaaagaaaagactccaaaacaaaacaagaatctTTGAGAGATGACTATGGGAGTGAGGCCTTCTTTAAAGACAAACCAGAGAATGAAACCACTTGTAAGTCTGACCCCAGGGAGAGGAACCACTCTGGAAAGGAAAGGGAGAAGAAAATGGATGGtgtggaaaagaaagagaagtccaaaggagaaaaacacaaggACAAACCCAAGGACAGAAATTTGGAGCAGGAAAAAGAGAAACCTGAGAAAAACTCAATTGATAGGTCAATGAAAGAGAAAGATCCAGAAAGGACCTCCAAAGACAAGCGAGATGGGGTTAAAGAAAAGCATAAAGATTCTCAtagcaaagaaaaagaaaggaagttGTCATCTGAACAGAATAAAGATAAGAAAGAAAAGACATCCCAGGACAAACATGCTGATAGAGACAAAGATTTCTTGGAGTTtaagaaagaagagagaaaaccTGAAAAGGTGAGAGAGAAGACATGGTATACAATTGCAGATATTTTTACAGATGAGAGTGAGGATGAAGATGACGGTTATAATGGGGGTGTTGCAAAATTTAGTGACTCTCTTGGACTGTCAGATCTACACAGGAAAGATTCCACACCTGACAGAGATGAAATGGATAATTTCCAAACAGATAAACATAAGAAATACTCTGAGGGCAAAACACattccacagaaaaacaaaaagacaaggaACATAAAGATAAGAAAAAAGAGAAGGCAGCATTTGATGCTGGAAAAGAGAGAAAAGCCTCCATGGAGAAACACAAAGATAAAAAGGACAAAGATTCAACTGACACTAAACACAAGGAACGGAAGGACAGAGCATCTGTGGATTCCAATCAAGACAAGAAAAGCAAACAGAAACTTCTCGACAAGAGAGACGTCAGTGAAGAAAagggcaaaaataaatacaaagacaaaacCGAGCACTTAAAAGAACGAAAATTTTCAAAGGGGAGTGGTGAAAATGAGAAATCCTTGTTGGAGAAACTTGAAGAAGAGGCGATGAATGATTATAAAGATGATGCCAATGATAGAAATAGTGAAATTTCATCAGACAGTTTCACAGACAGAGGTCATGAGCCGATTCTGAGCAGCTTTTATGATTCCTCCAACATTAGCATACCCGACATTTCCGAGGAGAGAAGAGAGTCCATCTCCATCTCTAATGCACAGGACAAGTTCCGAGAGAAAGAGAGGCATAGACATTCGTCATCTTCATCATCCAAAAAGAGTCATGACAAAGAAAAGGAGAAAGTCAAGAAAGAAAAGGGGGAGAAAAAAGATAAGTCAGAGGAGATCAGAGAATCCTATGGCCGCAGAGAAAGCTTGCCCTTTGACAAAGAGCCCATGCCTTTGGAGGCTGACCCTTACACTTTTCCATATGGTTCCAAAGCTGATGGTGAGGATGACTTGGAAAAAACTCTGGAGTTTGAGAAGGAGAtgtccaaaaaggacaaaacaaaCAGTGTCATGAACAGtgagaaaataaaagacaaaaagaagaaagagaaacacaaggaaAAAGTGAAAGAAGAAAAGCATAAATATTCAGATGGTTTTGGCTCCTTCAGGCACTCAAAAGAGGAACAGAAATCTGGATTGAAGGAAATCACTCAAGTCACAAGTCTTAAAGAGAAGTCTAAAGAAGACGGTTCTAAATTTGATGGGAAATATAAGGAGAGAAATAAAGATATCATGGATAAAGAGAGAACAGATGTCAAGGCAAAGGTCAAAGATGAGAACGACAAATTCAGCCAGTCAAAAGAGACAGCTCGAAAAGACAACCGCCCTCGTGAAAAGCTGTTGGTTGATGGTGATCTTAGACTAACGAGTTTTGGCAAAATGCTTAGTTTAAAAGATCAGGAGATTGAAGAGCGCCATAAAAAACACAAGGAGAGaatgaaacagatggaaaaactGAGGCATCGCTCGGGCGACCCAAAACTCAAAGATAAAACTAAGTCAAATGAAGAACTGAAGAAGAACCGCAGTGAACTCTCCAAAAAATCTGCTTCAGTGGAAACTGctttgaaagagaaaaagataaaAGATATTGGCCTTCCAACCCAAATGATGTCGCCTGATAGAAAACCACAACCTATGGACAGCCAGAACTCAAAAGACTGGCTCGCTGGCCACCAAATGAAGGAAAGTCTTCCTGCATCTCCACGACCTGACCAGAACAGACCAACAGGTGTCCCCACCCCAACATCTGTGATCTCGTGTCCAAGCTATGAGGAAGTCATGCAAACTCCACGCACTCCATCCTGCAGTGCAGAGGACTATCCTGACATCATGTTCGAGAGTCTTGAGTGTCAGAATTCCTCGGCCACAACCATGTCCATGAATGCCTGCTCTCCATTCTTCGATAGATATTCTAACTCGTCAAGTAACTTCCAGGAGGGAACTTGCATAACACCAGCAAAGAACATGCAGTTACCCCTTAGTCGGTCTGTCACCTCTGATGTCAGAAGACCACTTGAGATTGAGTTCAAAGTAGAGGCAGATAAGTTAAGACAGCAACATATACAAGAAGGCACAGCATTcgagtcttcagcgtcacatctTACTGAGGACAAGATGGCAGCTGACAGACTTAATTGCATTTCCTCTTCATTCTGTTTATCGCCTATCGACATGATGTCTCCCAGGCCTGACCCATCACAACACGATAGCGTACCAGATGATGTACCATCTACTGTAAATTCCATCAACGATGGCATTGAACACCCAGGGAGTGTCTTTAACAACTATCTCATGAAGCCCTCAACTCCAGTCCATAGACCCGACCCCCAGGAGCCTTGTCTGGATATAGCTGCTCCCCCAACTCCAGCACCTGCTGCCCTGCCTCCCATGGATATTGATGATCTTTCAGAGACCCACCAGAGTGGACCCGGTCTAACACCAGCCCACCCTGTTAGTGGGAGTGACTACTTGCCTCCTGTTGTTGAAGAGCAAGAagatgatgaggaggatgatgatgattttgTTGAGGATACCAGAGAAGGTCACCACACTGAAGACGAGACCATCCAGTCTAGAAACGATCCCACTTATACACTCGGGATTGAGGAAACTGACAAAAAGCCTTGGCTTGAATGTCCGGATAGAAGAGATTCTGATGTACTTCCCATAACACCAGCCCATCTGCAAGACAACTACATGGACAACTCGTGTGATCAGTCCTTAGGCTGGAATTCAGAAGTGATCATGAAATCACCTCATGAGAGTTACAGAGAGGTCGAGGCAGCTGTCTCAAAGATTAGCAGTCCCTATTCACACTCCGATTGTGAAATGCAGCATATTCCAGGTGTAATGCCTGTGACACCACCTCACTCTACTTATTCTACAGCATACTGTCCATCACAAATGTCTGACACTCATTATGAGGTCCACAAAGACACAGTGGAAGACATTCAATCACCAGACAGACCTGTAACAGAGGCACTGGAGACAGAATCGCCTCGACTAGAAACGTTCTTCACTGATTGCAAACCAAATCCTGAGGAAGCTCAGATGGACCTAGAGCCCTCATGTATGAtgaaagacaatatacaagattCTCCCACCTATGCTGCAGAGAACAGCATGCCTGTAGCCCCACCAGTCAGCCAAGAACCTGTTGTTTCATGGGCAGATCCATTCTCTGGTGCAGCTGATGAAATGGATGACATGGGTCCCTTCTCTATACCAGACCTTCCTTTTCAAGAGAAGGAGATGCAGGATCCTGATATAACAGCCCCAGAGACTGCAGAGAGTAAGCAGACAAGACCTCCAGTCATTGAGACAAGCGAAAATGACATAATGGATGTTGACCTGCCAAGTTTGTCCAAAGCTCCTTGTTCTCCTGCAGTTGTGCCTCCGACTGAATCTGGTCAGGATTTGATTCCCCCAATAAGTGACAGTGGCTATAGACCACAGTGTGAGTTGGAGCCAGAGCCTCAGAACGTCCCTGATGTTCCTCCCATAAAAGAAGCAATTCCAGAGGAGAGGGGAGCATTTGAAGAAGGGAGTGAAAACAACAGTAACTTGTTCTCTACTGAAAGTGAAAAGGAACATGAATACAGGCAAAAAGAAACAATCCCAGATATCATGATGCCATCTGTAATGGTACAATATTTGGATCTACCAGTCACCACAAAACCACTTTCATTAGGACAAAATCCTGTGGTAGCTTTGGGTCCCTCATGTAGCCCTCATCCTTCTGTTCAGGTCCCAACTGTCTCAGTGCCTAGCAGCACTCAAGTATCAGAGGCACTTGAAACAACCACCAAGTTGTCAGTGACCATACCAGTGTCTGAGGCACCCAAGAAAATTGAGGAAATACCTCAGAGGATGACCCGGAAAAAGGCTCAgatgctggccaatcagaacaaaCAGAGTACTGCGCTAAGCTCGTCAAGCATCACCTGTTCAGTATCCTCCTCATCAGTCACCACAAGTGTGACCACCTCTTGTGTCACTGTAGAAAAGGAGAAAGAGCCCATCAGCTCCACCACAGCTCAAACATCTACTCCTGCCCCTGCACTAATCACCAAAACAAAAGGCAGGCCTGTTGAGGAAGACGACAACCAGTCCCAACATCCACGCAAGAGGAAGTTTTCAAAATCAGGCCAGCAACAGGTGCAAGTTCAGCTTGTGAACACAGCAATGAAGCAGACTCGGGAAATGATCCAGCAGACACTGGCAGTCATTGTGAATGCCATCAAATTGGATGAAATAGAGCCATACCACAGTGACCGCTCCAACCCTTATTTTGAGTACCTTCAGATCCGCAAGAAAATTGAGGAAAAGCGGAAGATTTTGTGTTACATAACACCTCAAGCTCCCCAGTGTTACGCAGAGTATGTGACGTACACAGGATCCTATCTACTTGATGGCAAGCCTTTGAGCAAGCTTCATATTCCTGTG ATTGCTCCACCCCCATCTTTGTTGGAGCCTCTGAAGGAGCTGTTCAGACAACAAGAGGCAGTGAGAGGAAAACTAAGACTGCAGCACAGCATCGAGAGG GAGAAGCTGATTGTATCTTGTGAGCAGGAAGTGCTTCGTGTTCATTGCAGAGCAGCAAGAACGATCGCAAATCAGGCAGTTCCCTTCAGTGCTTGCACAATGCTGCTGGACTCAGAAGTCTACAACATGCCATCAGAAAGCCAG GGCGATGAAAACAAGTCTGTGAGAGATCGCTTCAATGCTCGGCAGTTTATCTCCTGGATTCAAGATGTGGATGATAAGTACGACCGCATGAAG ACGTGTTTGCTAATGCGGCAGCAGCATGAGGCGGCTGCTCTGAATGCAGTGCAGAGAATGGAGTGGCAACTCAAGGTACAGGAGCTGGACCCTGCTGGACACAAGTCCCTGTGTGTGAACGAGGTCCCCTCCTTCTATGTGCCAATGGTCGACGTCAACGATGACTTTGTACTGTTGCCTGCGTGA